A window of Oncorhynchus tshawytscha isolate Ot180627B linkage group LG10, Otsh_v2.0, whole genome shotgun sequence contains these coding sequences:
- the LOC112259691 gene encoding oocyte zinc finger protein XlCOF7.1 isoform X18, whose protein sequence is MSKLQLLRVFLNERLSAAAVEIFGAVEKTVVEYQEENDRLRRLLGITPEIQLCRRDSLQLSVSEEEVPPEQQHCEQEWSPSLGQKNPETKQIKEEQEEVRTSQEEEQLQGLVDTKDSIFTTSCVKSECDLENPCQEAVLAEHPTLSPLKTSKLQLLSVLLNECLTTSAAVEIFGAIEKTVAEYQEENDLLRRLLRRTPEIQLCRTDSLQLSVSEEEVPPEQQHCEQEWSPSLGQKDPETKQIKEEQEEVRTNQEEEQLQGVEPDIIEFIFTPSCVKSECDQEDPLQSLTLPQTQTVENRERDSKPVDLKPSVTVTHIKGLYIPCDPTDNQNNASSHSSAVSSYTVGLDSSPLLDTSPPLDPNPPMGEHCSKPSTTSRKTHHCRDCGETFALKADLQRHVTLTRKRPSECCFGNKRYNPTCKLKAHVQPCICPVCGKIIKYKGDLSRHMSIHTGEKPFVCGDCGKSFSQKGNLNLHKLTHTGEKPFSCGDCGKSFNQKGDLGKHILTHTQQKTFSCGICGKSFYHKGNLTDHIRTHTGEKPFSCGDCGKSFNLKGNLRKHKLTHTGEKPFSCGDCEKSFTQKSNLLTHVKNIHKGGKQDEN, encoded by the exons ATGTCTAAACTACAGTTGTTGCGTGTGTTTTTAAATGAGCGTTTATCGGCGGCTGCTGTGGAGATTTTCGGTGCAGTTGAGAAAACGGTAGTGGAGTACCAGGAGGAGAATGATCGGCTACGGAGACTGCTGGGGATCACACCGGAGATACAACTATGTAGAAGAG actccctacagctctctgtctctgaagaggaggttccccctgagcagcagcactgtgagcaggagtggagccccagtctgggACAGAAGAACCCAGAGACCAaacagattaaagaggaacaggaggaagtcaggaccagtcaggaggaagagcagcttcaaGGGCTCGTTGATACCAAAGACTCCATATTCACTACTTCCTGTGTGAAAAGTGAATGTGATCTGGAGAACCCATGTCAAGAAGCCGTACTAGCTGAACACCCAACTCTCAGTCCACTGAAAACGTCTAAACTACAGTTGTTGAGTGTGTTGTTAAATGAATGTTTAACGACATCTGCTGCTGTGGAGATTTTTGGTGCGATTGAGAAAACTGTAGCAGAGTACCAGGAGGAGAATGATCTGCTACGGAGACTGCTGCGGAGGACACCAGAGATACAACTATGTAGAACAG actccctgcagctctctgtctctgaagaggaggttccccctgagcagcagcactgtgaacaggagtggagccccagtctgggACAGAAGGACCCAGAGACCAaacagattaaagaggaacaggaggaagtcaggaccaatcaggaggaagagcagcttcaaGGGGTGGAGCCTGATATCATAGAGTTCATATTCACTCCTTCCTGTGTGAAAAGTGAATGTGATCAGGAGGACCCACTTCAGTCCTTGACTCTTCCCCAAACCCAGActgtggagaacagagagagagactctaaaCCCGTGGATCTCAAACCTTCTGTCACTGTGACCCACATTAAGGGTCTCTACATTCCCTGTGACCCTACAGATAATCAAAACAATGCCTCCAGCCACAGTTCAGCTGTAAGCAGCTACACAGTAGGACTTGACAGCAGTCCTCTATTGGATACCAGCCCACCATTGGATCCCAACCCACCAATGGGGGAACACTGTTCCAAACCCAGCACCACATCTAGAAAAACTCACCACTGCCGTGACTGTGGTGAAACGTTTGCTCTGAAAGCTGACCTGCAGAGACATGTGACTCTCACCAGGAAGAGACCCAGTGAATGCTGCTTCGGCAATAAACGCTACAACCCCACCTGTAAACTGAAGGCCCATGTCCAACCCTGTATCTGTCCAGTTTGTGGAAAGATCATAAAATACAAAGGAGATCTGTCCAGGCACATGAgtattcacacaggagagaaaccatttgtctgtggtgactgtgggaaaagcttcagtCAGAAGGGAAACCTGAACTTGCACAAACTGACTCACAcgggagagaaaccatttagctgtggtgactgtgggaaaagcttcaatcAGAAGGGAGACCTAGGGAAACATATACTGActcacacacaacagaaaacatttAGCTGTGGTATCTGTGGGAAAAGCTTCTATCATAAGGGGAACCTTACAGATCATATaaggactcacacaggagagaaaccatttagctgtggtgactgtgggaaaagcttcaattTGAAGGGCAACCTAAGGAAGCATaaactgactcacacaggagagaaaccatttagctgtggaGACTGTGAGAAAAGCTTCACTCAAAAGTCTAACCTGCTGACGCATGTGAAAAACATCCACAAAGGAGGAAAACAGGATGAAAATTAG
- the LOC112259691 gene encoding oocyte zinc finger protein XlCOF6 isoform X21, producing MSKLQLLRVFLNERLSAAAVEIFGAVEKTVVEYQEENDRLRRLLGITPEIQLCRRDSLQLSVSEEEVPPEQQHCEQEWSPSLGQKDPETKQIKEEQEEVRTNQEEEQLQGVEPDIIEFIFTPSCVKSECDQEDPLQSLTLPQTQTVENRERDSKPVDLKPSVTVTHIKGLYIPCDPTDNQNNASSHSSAVSSYTVGLDSSPLLDTSPPLDPNPPMGEHCSKPSTTSRKTHHCRDCGETFALKADLQRHVTLTRKRPSECCFGNKRYNPTCKLKAHVQPCICPVCGKIIKYKGDLSRHMSIHTGEKPFVCGDCGKSFSQKGNLNLHKLTHTGEKPFSCGDCGKSFNQKGDLGKHILTHTQQKTFSCGICGKSFYHKGNLTDHIRTHTGEKPFSCGDCGKSFNLKGNLRKHKLTHTGEKPFSCGDCEKSFTQKSNLLTHVKNIHKGGKQDEN from the exons ATGTCTAAACTACAGTTGTTGCGTGTGTTTTTAAATGAGCGTTTATCGGCGGCTGCTGTGGAGATTTTCGGTGCAGTTGAGAAAACGGTAGTGGAGTACCAGGAGGAGAATGATCGGCTACGGAGACTGCTGGGGATCACACCGGAGATACAACTATGTAGAAGAG actccctgcagctctctgtctctgaagaggaggttccccctgagcagcagcactgtgaacaggagtggagccccagtctgggACAGAAGGACCCAGAGACCAaacagattaaagaggaacaggaggaagtcaggaccaatcaggaggaagagcagcttcaaGGGGTGGAGCCTGATATCATAGAGTTCATATTCACTCCTTCCTGTGTGAAAAGTGAATGTGATCAGGAGGACCCACTTCAGTCCTTGACTCTTCCCCAAACCCAGActgtggagaacagagagagagactctaaaCCCGTGGATCTCAAACCTTCTGTCACTGTGACCCACATTAAGGGTCTCTACATTCCCTGTGACCCTACAGATAATCAAAACAATGCCTCCAGCCACAGTTCAGCTGTAAGCAGCTACACAGTAGGACTTGACAGCAGTCCTCTATTGGATACCAGCCCACCATTGGATCCCAACCCACCAATGGGGGAACACTGTTCCAAACCCAGCACCACATCTAGAAAAACTCACCACTGCCGTGACTGTGGTGAAACGTTTGCTCTGAAAGCTGACCTGCAGAGACATGTGACTCTCACCAGGAAGAGACCCAGTGAATGCTGCTTCGGCAATAAACGCTACAACCCCACCTGTAAACTGAAGGCCCATGTCCAACCCTGTATCTGTCCAGTTTGTGGAAAGATCATAAAATACAAAGGAGATCTGTCCAGGCACATGAgtattcacacaggagagaaaccatttgtctgtggtgactgtgggaaaagcttcagtCAGAAGGGAAACCTGAACTTGCACAAACTGACTCACAcgggagagaaaccatttagctgtggtgactgtgggaaaagcttcaatcAGAAGGGAGACCTAGGGAAACATATACTGActcacacacaacagaaaacatttAGCTGTGGTATCTGTGGGAAAAGCTTCTATCATAAGGGGAACCTTACAGATCATATaaggactcacacaggagagaaaccatttagctgtggtgactgtgggaaaagcttcaattTGAAGGGCAACCTAAGGAAGCATaaactgactcacacaggagagaaaccatttagctgtggaGACTGTGAGAAAAGCTTCACTCAAAAGTCTAACCTGCTGACGCATGTGAAAAACATCCACAAAGGAGGAAAACAGGATGAAAATTAG